The Nocardioides sp. S-1144 genome includes a region encoding these proteins:
- the rhaS gene encoding rhamnose ABC transporter substrate-binding protein, translated as MKIKKRRLSALAVLALTASVALTACGSDDGGDDGDGGSGGGGGGSSSITMIPKSLGNPYFEASTAGSQRAAEEFGGSVDEVGPTGDAGPDSQVPFIQTATQQGVGALIVSANDPSALCDSIEQAQDVDIKVVTFDSDTECRDLFVSQADAQGIATKQIELIADQIGGSGDIAILSAAANATNQNEWIKLMEEDLAANYPDINLVDTVYGDDDDQKSFDETAALLRANPNLKGIVSPTTVGIAAAARYLSTSEFKGQVALTGLGAPSQMKTFIDDGTVTAFALWNPDDLGYLAAFAADALAKGDISGEEGDTFTAGDLGDYTVGADGVVVLGDPYVFDSSNIDEFDF; from the coding sequence ATGAAGATCAAGAAGAGGCGGCTCTCCGCCCTGGCCGTGCTCGCGCTGACGGCGTCCGTGGCCCTCACGGCGTGCGGCAGCGACGACGGCGGCGACGACGGTGACGGCGGCAGCGGCGGCGGCGGTGGCGGCAGCAGCTCGATCACGATGATCCCCAAGTCGCTCGGCAACCCCTACTTCGAGGCCAGCACCGCGGGCTCGCAGCGCGCGGCCGAGGAGTTCGGCGGCTCGGTCGACGAGGTCGGCCCGACCGGCGACGCCGGCCCCGACTCGCAGGTCCCGTTCATCCAGACCGCCACCCAGCAGGGCGTGGGCGCCCTCATCGTGTCGGCCAACGACCCGAGCGCGCTGTGCGACTCGATCGAGCAGGCCCAGGACGTCGACATCAAGGTCGTCACCTTCGACTCCGACACCGAGTGCCGCGACCTGTTCGTGAGCCAGGCCGACGCCCAGGGCATCGCCACCAAGCAGATCGAGCTCATCGCCGACCAGATCGGCGGCTCGGGTGACATCGCGATCCTCTCCGCGGCGGCCAACGCCACGAACCAGAACGAGTGGATCAAGCTGATGGAGGAGGACCTCGCGGCCAACTACCCCGACATCAACCTCGTCGACACCGTCTACGGCGACGACGACGACCAGAAGTCCTTCGACGAGACCGCCGCCCTGCTGCGGGCGAACCCGAACCTCAAGGGCATCGTGTCGCCGACCACCGTCGGCATCGCCGCCGCGGCGCGCTACCTGTCGACCTCGGAGTTCAAGGGCCAGGTCGCGCTGACCGGCCTGGGCGCCCCGAGCCAGATGAAGACCTTCATCGACGACGGCACCGTCACCGCCTTCGCGCTGTGGAACCCCGACGACCTCGGGTACCTCGCCGCGTTCGCCGCCGACGCGCTGGCCAAGGGCGACATCTCCGGCGAGGAGGGCGACACCTTCACCGCCGGTGACCTCGGCGACTACACCGTCGGCGCCGACGGCGTCGTCGTGCTCGGTGACCCCTACGTCTTCGACTCCTCCAACATCGACGAGTTCGACTTCTGA
- a CDS encoding L-rhamnose mutarotase → MPRYCFTLQVRPERQQEYAERHAAVWPDMLAALAATGWRNYSLFLREDGLLVGVVESDDLAAAQAAMARTEVNARWQAEMAPFFSDLDTAPDEGFVQLREVFHLEDQLTTTTES, encoded by the coding sequence GTGCCGCGCTACTGCTTCACCCTCCAGGTCCGCCCGGAGCGACAGCAGGAGTACGCCGAGCGTCACGCCGCGGTCTGGCCGGACATGCTCGCCGCGCTCGCGGCGACCGGCTGGCGCAACTACTCCCTGTTCCTGCGTGAGGACGGCCTCCTCGTGGGGGTCGTCGAGTCCGACGACCTCGCCGCCGCGCAGGCGGCGATGGCTCGCACCGAGGTCAACGCGCGCTGGCAGGCCGAGATGGCCCCGTTCTTCAGCGACCTCGACACCGCCCCCGACGAGGGGTTCGTCCAGCTCCGCGAGGTGTTCCACCTCGAGGACCAGCTCACCACCACCACCGAAAGCTGA
- the rhaI gene encoding L-rhamnose isomerase — protein MTDTQAAFAQIAPLLEGQAIELPSWAFGNSGTRFKVFGTAGTPRSVEEKIADAATVHRFTGLAPTVALHIPWDLVDDFGALRTFATDHGVELGTINSNTFQDDDYKFGALTHVDPKIRQKAIDHHFECIDVMNATGSRDLKIWLAEGSNYPGQADLRGRQDRLAESLATIYDRIGEEQRLVLEYKFFEPAFYHTDVPDWGTSYAQVSALGERALVCLDTGHHAPGTNIEFITMQLLRLGKLGSFDFNSRFYADDDLIVGAADPFQLFRILFEVIRGGGYGPANPESEVAFMLDQCHNVEDKIPGQIRSVLNVQEMTARALLVDRDALAAAQEAGDVLGANEVFMDAFQTDVRADLAAWREERGLPAHPMKAYAASGHQQEIEAARVGGTQLSWN, from the coding sequence ATGACCGACACCCAGGCCGCCTTCGCGCAGATCGCGCCCCTCCTCGAGGGCCAGGCGATCGAGCTGCCCTCGTGGGCCTTCGGCAACTCCGGCACCCGCTTCAAGGTCTTCGGCACCGCCGGCACCCCGCGCAGCGTCGAGGAGAAGATCGCCGACGCCGCCACCGTCCACCGCTTCACCGGCCTCGCCCCGACCGTCGCGCTCCACATCCCGTGGGACCTCGTCGACGACTTCGGCGCGCTGCGCACCTTCGCCACCGACCACGGCGTCGAGCTCGGCACCATCAACTCCAACACCTTCCAGGACGACGACTACAAGTTCGGCGCCCTGACCCACGTCGACCCGAAGATCCGCCAGAAGGCGATCGACCACCACTTCGAGTGCATCGACGTCATGAACGCCACCGGGTCGCGCGACCTCAAGATCTGGCTCGCCGAGGGCAGCAACTACCCGGGCCAGGCCGACCTCCGCGGTCGCCAGGACCGGCTGGCGGAGTCGCTCGCGACGATCTACGACCGGATCGGCGAGGAGCAGCGCCTGGTGCTCGAGTACAAGTTCTTCGAGCCGGCGTTCTACCACACCGACGTCCCGGACTGGGGCACGTCCTACGCCCAGGTCAGCGCCCTCGGCGAGCGGGCCCTGGTCTGCCTCGACACCGGCCACCACGCGCCCGGGACCAACATCGAGTTCATCACGATGCAGCTGCTGCGCCTGGGCAAGCTCGGCTCGTTCGACTTCAACTCGCGCTTCTACGCCGACGACGACCTGATCGTCGGTGCGGCCGACCCGTTCCAGCTCTTCCGGATCCTCTTCGAGGTGATCCGCGGCGGGGGCTACGGCCCGGCCAACCCGGAGTCGGAGGTCGCCTTCATGCTCGACCAGTGCCACAACGTCGAGGACAAGATCCCCGGCCAGATCCGCTCGGTCCTCAACGTCCAGGAGATGACGGCGCGGGCCCTGCTCGTCGACCGTGACGCGCTGGCCGCCGCGCAGGAGGCCGGCGACGTCCTCGGCGCCAACGAGGTCTTCATGGACGCCTTCCAGACCGACGTCCGCGCCGACCTGGCCGCGTGGCGCGAGGAGCGCGGCCTCCCAGCGCACCCGATGAAGGCCTACGCCGCCTCGGGCCACCAGCAGGAGATCGAGGCCGCCCGCGTCGGCGGCACCCAGCTCAGCTGGAACTGA
- a CDS encoding bifunctional aldolase/short-chain dehydrogenase encodes MTSPQSSPQGSSAAAELIARSNRLGSDPKNTNYAGGNTSAKGTETDPVTGEPVELLWVKGSGGDLGTLKESGLAVLRLDRMRALVGVYPGLEREDEMVAAFDYCLHGKGGAAPSIDTAMHGLVDAAHVDHLHPDSGIAIATAKDGQELTATIFGDQVVWVPWRRPGFQLGLDIAEIKEKNPQARGCILGGHGITAWGDTSAEAEEASLWIIDTAAAHIAEHSKAEPFGPPLEGYAALPAEERRARAAALGATIRGLASTDRAMVGHFTDADVVLDFLAASEHPRLAELGTSCPDHFLRTKVKPLVLDLPPSATLEESIARLKELHVAYREDYQGYYDRNAVADSPAIRGADPLVVLVPGVGMFSYGKDKQTARVAGEFYVNAINVMRGAEGLSTYAPIDEAEKFRIEYWALEEAKLQRMPKPKPLAGRIALVTGAAGGIGKATATKLAAEGACVVLADLDLARAQAAAAEIGGSDVAVGVAADVSQEGAVQAMVDAAVLAFGGVDLVVNNAGLSLSKSLLETTEADWDLQHNVMAKGSFLVSKAAARVLIDQGMGGDVIYISSKNSVFAGPNNIAYSATKADQAHQVRLLAAELGEHGVKVNGVNPDGVVAGSGIFASGWGANRAAVYGVEEKDLGKFYAQRTILKREVLPEHIANAVFVLCGPDMTHTTGLHVPVDAGVAAAFLR; translated from the coding sequence ATGACCTCCCCTCAGAGCAGCCCCCAGGGCAGCAGTGCAGCGGCCGAGCTGATCGCCCGGTCGAACCGCCTGGGCAGCGACCCGAAGAACACCAACTACGCCGGTGGCAACACCTCGGCCAAGGGCACCGAGACCGACCCGGTCACCGGCGAGCCGGTCGAGCTGCTCTGGGTCAAGGGCTCCGGCGGCGACCTCGGCACGCTGAAGGAGTCGGGCCTGGCGGTCCTGCGCCTGGACCGGATGCGCGCCCTCGTCGGCGTCTACCCCGGCCTGGAGCGCGAGGACGAGATGGTCGCGGCGTTCGACTACTGCCTGCACGGCAAGGGTGGTGCCGCGCCGTCGATCGACACCGCGATGCATGGCCTCGTGGACGCCGCGCACGTCGACCACCTGCACCCCGACTCCGGCATCGCCATCGCCACCGCGAAGGACGGCCAGGAGCTGACCGCGACGATCTTCGGCGACCAGGTGGTCTGGGTGCCGTGGCGGCGCCCGGGTTTCCAGCTCGGTCTCGACATCGCCGAGATCAAGGAGAAGAACCCGCAGGCCCGCGGCTGCATCCTCGGCGGCCACGGCATCACCGCCTGGGGCGACACCTCGGCCGAGGCCGAGGAGGCCTCGCTGTGGATCATCGACACCGCCGCCGCCCACATCGCCGAGCACAGCAAGGCCGAGCCCTTCGGCCCGCCGCTCGAGGGCTACGCCGCCCTGCCGGCCGAGGAGCGCCGCGCCAGGGCGGCCGCCCTGGGCGCGACCATCCGCGGCCTCGCCTCCACCGACCGGGCGATGGTCGGCCACTTCACCGACGCCGACGTCGTCCTGGACTTCCTCGCCGCGAGCGAGCACCCGCGACTGGCCGAGCTCGGCACCAGCTGCCCCGACCACTTCCTGCGCACCAAGGTCAAGCCGCTCGTGCTCGACCTGCCCCCCTCGGCCACGCTCGAGGAGAGCATCGCGCGGCTCAAGGAGCTGCACGTCGCCTACCGCGAGGACTACCAGGGCTACTACGACCGCAACGCCGTCGCGGACTCGCCCGCCATCCGCGGCGCCGACCCGCTCGTCGTGCTGGTGCCGGGCGTCGGCATGTTCAGCTACGGCAAGGACAAGCAGACCGCCCGCGTCGCCGGCGAGTTCTACGTCAACGCCATCAACGTGATGCGCGGCGCCGAGGGCCTCTCGACCTACGCCCCGATCGACGAGGCGGAGAAGTTCCGCATCGAGTACTGGGCGCTCGAGGAGGCCAAGCTGCAGCGGATGCCGAAGCCCAAGCCGCTCGCGGGCCGGATCGCCCTGGTCACCGGCGCGGCCGGCGGCATCGGCAAGGCCACCGCCACCAAGCTCGCCGCCGAGGGCGCCTGCGTCGTCCTCGCCGACCTCGACCTCGCCCGGGCCCAGGCCGCCGCCGCCGAGATCGGTGGCTCCGACGTCGCCGTCGGCGTCGCGGCCGACGTGTCGCAGGAGGGCGCCGTCCAGGCCATGGTCGACGCCGCCGTGCTCGCCTTCGGCGGGGTGGACCTCGTCGTCAACAACGCCGGGCTGTCGCTGAGCAAGAGCCTGCTCGAGACGACCGAGGCCGACTGGGACCTGCAGCACAACGTGATGGCCAAGGGCTCGTTCCTGGTCTCCAAGGCCGCGGCGCGGGTGCTCATCGACCAGGGGATGGGCGGCGACGTCATCTACATCTCCTCCAAGAACTCCGTCTTCGCCGGCCCGAACAACATCGCCTACTCCGCCACCAAGGCCGACCAGGCCCACCAGGTGCGGCTGCTGGCCGCCGAGCTCGGCGAGCACGGCGTCAAGGTCAACGGCGTCAACCCCGACGGCGTCGTCGCCGGCTCCGGCATCTTCGCCTCGGGCTGGGGTGCCAACCGCGCCGCCGTCTACGGCGTGGAGGAGAAGGACCTCGGCAAGTTCTACGCCCAGCGCACGATCCTCAAGCGCGAGGTGCTCCCCGAGCACATCGCGAACGCGGTCTTCGTGCTCTGCGGGCCCGACATGACCCACACCACCGGTCTGCACGTGCCCGTCGACGCCGGCGTGGCCGCAGCCTTCCTGCGATGA
- a CDS encoding rhamnulokinase: MSRHLRVAAVDLGATSGRVMAGRVGPDSLSLDELHRFPNGGVRAHGSLHWDVLGIHREVLAGVREVARSGPLDGIGIDSWAIDYGLLDRDGRLLGNPYSHRDSRTDGVAERVLGTVDAAEMYATTGLQQLPFTTVYQLVASLGTAALESAETMLLLPDLLSYWLTGHGGAERTNASTTGLYDVRSGEWATDLARQCGLPWSILPPLRDAGDVVGPLLPEVAEHLGVGADVPVVGVGSHDTASAVVGVPAGEESFAYISSGTWSLVGLELEKPVLTEEARLADFTNEGGVDGTVRFLKNVMGLWVLSESLRTWADRRIAGADLTTLLRAAADAPPLRTVVDVNHPSLLPPGDQPARIQRLAEDAGEPVPRTPQAITRTILDSLALAYRRHLRTAATLAGRDVSVVHVVGGGSQNALLCQLTADATGLPVLAGPAEAAALGNVLVQARTLGADLPDLAAMRSLVRRTHEVRRFEPRTGTSTDWDAAERRLGSPT, from the coding sequence ATGAGCCGGCACCTGCGCGTCGCCGCCGTCGACCTGGGCGCCACCAGCGGCCGGGTGATGGCGGGGCGGGTGGGTCCGGACTCACTCTCGCTCGACGAGCTGCACCGCTTCCCGAACGGCGGCGTGCGCGCCCACGGCTCGCTCCACTGGGACGTGCTCGGCATCCACCGGGAGGTGCTCGCCGGCGTCCGCGAGGTCGCCCGCAGCGGCCCGCTCGACGGCATCGGCATCGACTCCTGGGCGATCGACTACGGCCTGCTCGACCGCGACGGACGGCTGCTGGGCAACCCCTACAGCCACCGTGACTCCCGCACCGACGGGGTCGCCGAGCGCGTGCTGGGCACGGTCGACGCCGCCGAGATGTACGCCACCACCGGCCTCCAGCAGCTGCCGTTCACCACCGTCTACCAGCTCGTCGCCTCCCTCGGGACGGCGGCGCTGGAGTCGGCGGAGACGATGCTGCTGCTGCCCGACCTGCTGTCCTACTGGCTCACCGGGCACGGCGGTGCCGAGCGCACCAACGCCTCCACGACCGGGCTCTACGACGTCCGCTCGGGGGAGTGGGCCACCGACCTGGCCCGCCAGTGCGGCCTGCCCTGGAGCATCCTGCCGCCGCTGCGCGACGCCGGCGACGTCGTCGGGCCGCTGCTGCCGGAGGTGGCCGAGCACCTCGGCGTCGGCGCCGACGTGCCGGTGGTGGGCGTGGGCTCGCACGACACGGCGTCGGCGGTGGTCGGCGTCCCGGCGGGCGAGGAGTCGTTCGCCTACATCTCCTCGGGCACCTGGTCGCTGGTCGGCCTCGAGCTCGAGAAGCCGGTGCTCACCGAGGAGGCGCGCCTGGCCGACTTCACCAACGAGGGCGGCGTCGACGGCACCGTGCGCTTCCTCAAGAACGTGATGGGGCTCTGGGTGCTCTCGGAGTCGCTGCGCACCTGGGCCGACCGCCGGATCGCCGGCGCCGACCTGACCACGCTGCTGCGGGCGGCGGCCGACGCGCCGCCGCTGCGCACCGTGGTCGACGTCAACCACCCCAGCCTGCTCCCGCCCGGCGACCAGCCGGCCCGGATCCAGCGGCTGGCCGAGGACGCCGGCGAGCCGGTGCCGCGGACCCCGCAGGCGATCACCCGCACCATCCTCGACAGCCTGGCCCTGGCCTACCGCCGTCACCTCCGCACCGCCGCGACGCTCGCCGGGCGCGACGTCTCCGTCGTCCACGTGGTCGGCGGGGGCTCGCAGAACGCGCTGCTGTGCCAGCTCACCGCCGACGCGACCGGGCTCCCGGTGCTGGCCGGCCCGGCCGAGGCGGCGGCGCTGGGCAACGTGCTCGTGCAGGCCCGCACCCTCGGGGCCGACCTGCCCGACCTGGCGGCGATGCGCTCGCTCGTGCGCCGCACCCACGAGGTGCGCCGCTTCGAGCCGCGCACCGGCACGAGCACCGACTGGGACGCCGCCGAGCGGCGCCTCGGTAGTCCGACCTGA